One part of the Arabidopsis thaliana chromosome 4, partial sequence genome encodes these proteins:
- the LpxD1 gene encoding Trimeric LpxA-like enzymes superfamily protein: MANSLRTLFSVSTHGVFLNKRSRFFSSSRNLRVCSHQSTESVTVNVSPHNETSSGGNVEKGFLRWRNGGGMYHRSALIDSSALVEFGAVVHQEAILGAEVHIGSNTVIGSSVKIGPSTKIGYNVSVSNCSIGDLCVIHNGVCIGQDGFGFYVDDNGNMVKKPQTLNVKIGNRVEIGANTCIDRGSWRDTVIGDDTKIDNLVQIGHNVIIGKCCLFCGQVGIAGSAEIGDFVALGGRVAVRDHVSIVSKVRLAANSCVTKNITEPGDYGGFPAVPIHQWRRQIVEAQISSKRKP; this comes from the exons ATGGCAAATAGTTTGCGAACATTGTTCTCAGTGTCCACTCATGGTGTCTTTTTGAACAAGCGGTCTAGGTTTTTCTCTAGTAGCCGAAATTTAAGGGTTTGCTCTCATCAATCAACTGAATCCGTCACTGTTAATGTTTCTCCACATAACG AGACAAGTAGTGGAGGTAATGTTGAGAAAGGTTTTCTAAGATGGCGAAACGGAGGAGGAATGTACCATCGTTCGGCCCTAATTGATTCCTCGGCTCTGGTTGAGTTTGGAGCAGTGGTTCACCAAGAAGCTATATTGGGAGCAGAGGTTCATATAGGATCCAACACTGTAATTGGATCATCAGTCAAAATTGGCCCTTCTACAAAGATCGG GTATAATGTTTCAGTCAGCAATTGTAGTATTGGTGATTTATGTGTCATCCATAATGGAGTCTGCATTGGTCAAGATG GATTTGGGTTTTACGTGGATGACAACGGAAACATGGTGAAGAAGCCTCAA ACTTTAAATGTGAAGATAGGGAATCGTGTGGAAATCGGAGCAAACACATGCATTGATCGGGGCAG CTGGAGAGATACCGTGATCGGGGATGATACTAAGATAGACAACTTAGTTCAG ATAGGTCACAATGTGATTATTGGCAAATGTTGCTTGTTCTGTGGCCAAGTAGGCATAGCTGGATCAGCAGA gATTGGTGACTTTGTAGCACTAGGAGGACGAGTAGCTGTTCGAGACCATGTCTCCATTGTATCCAAg GTTCGACTTGCTGCTAATAGTTGTGTTACTAAAAACATTACGGAACCAGGGGATTACGGCGGTTTTCCTGCT GTCCCAATTCATCAATGGAGAAGGCAAATTGTTGAAGCTCAGATTTCGAGCAAGAGGAAACCATAA
- the LpxD1 gene encoding Trimeric LpxA-like enzymes superfamily protein yields the protein MANSLRTLFSVSTHGVFLNKRSSYRVRKVFVGMPLRICSEIPRFVSVSCIRSDMCGIMMLGKDVHDLLETSSGGNVEKGFLRWRNGGGMYHRSALIDSSALVEFGAVVHQEAILGAEVHIGSNTVIGSSVKIGPSTKIGYNVSVSNCSIGDLCVIHNGVCIGQDGFGFYVDDNGNMVKKPQTLNVKIGNRVEIGANTCIDRGSWRDTVIGDDTKIDNLVQIGHNVIIGKCCLFCGQVGIAGSAEIGDFVALGGRVAVRDHVSIVSKVRLAANSCVTKNITEPGDYGGFPAVPIHQWRRQIVEAQISSKRKP from the exons ATGGCAAATAGTTTGCGAACATTGTTCTCAGTGTCCACTCATGGTGTCTTTTTGAACAAGCGGTCTAG TTATCGTGTACGCAAGGTGTTTGTTGGAATGCCTCTGAGAATATGCAGTGAAATTCCTAGATTCGTATCAGTTTCGTGTATAAGGTCTGACATGTGTGGTATTATGATGCTTGGGAAAGATGTTCATGATCT ATTAGAGACAAGTAGTGGAGGTAATGTTGAGAAAGGTTTTCTAAGATGGCGAAACGGAGGAGGAATGTACCATCGTTCGGCCCTAATTGATTCCTCGGCTCTGGTTGAGTTTGGAGCAGTGGTTCACCAAGAAGCTATATTGGGAGCAGAGGTTCATATAGGATCCAACACTGTAATTGGATCATCAGTCAAAATTGGCCCTTCTACAAAGATCGG GTATAATGTTTCAGTCAGCAATTGTAGTATTGGTGATTTATGTGTCATCCATAATGGAGTCTGCATTGGTCAAGATG GATTTGGGTTTTACGTGGATGACAACGGAAACATGGTGAAGAAGCCTCAA ACTTTAAATGTGAAGATAGGGAATCGTGTGGAAATCGGAGCAAACACATGCATTGATCGGGGCAG CTGGAGAGATACCGTGATCGGGGATGATACTAAGATAGACAACTTAGTTCAG ATAGGTCACAATGTGATTATTGGCAAATGTTGCTTGTTCTGTGGCCAAGTAGGCATAGCTGGATCAGCAGA gATTGGTGACTTTGTAGCACTAGGAGGACGAGTAGCTGTTCGAGACCATGTCTCCATTGTATCCAAg GTTCGACTTGCTGCTAATAGTTGTGTTACTAAAAACATTACGGAACCAGGGGATTACGGCGGTTTTCCTGCT GTCCCAATTCATCAATGGAGAAGGCAAATTGTTGAAGCTCAGATTTCGAGCAAGAGGAAACCATAA
- the LpxD1 gene encoding Trimeric LpxA-like enzymes superfamily protein (Trimeric LpxA-like enzymes superfamily protein; FUNCTIONS IN: transferase activity; INVOLVED IN: biological_process unknown; LOCATED IN: cellular_component unknown; EXPRESSED IN: 13 plant structures; EXPRESSED DURING: 8 growth stages; CONTAINS InterPro DOMAIN/s: Hexapeptide transferase, conserved site (InterPro:IPR018357), Trimeric LpxA-like (InterPro:IPR011004), Bacterial transferase hexapeptide repeat (InterPro:IPR001451); BEST Arabidopsis thaliana protein match is: Trimeric LpxA-like enzymes superfamily protein (TAIR:AT4G21220.1); Has 11511 Blast hits to 11440 proteins in 1956 species: Archae - 52; Bacteria - 7646; Metazoa - 8; Fungi - 29; Plants - 63; Viruses - 3; Other Eukaryotes - 3710 (source: NCBI BLink).), with protein MANSLRTLFSVSTHGVFLNKRSSYRVRKVFVGMPLRICSEIPRFVSVSCIRSDMCGIMMLGKDVHDLLETSSGGNVEKGFLRWRNGGGMYHRSALIDSSALVEFGAVVHQEAILGAEVHIGSNTVIGSSVKIGPSTKIGNCSIGDLCVIHNGVCIGQDGFGFYVDDNGNMVKKPQTLNVKIGNRVEIGANTCIDRGSWRDTVIGDDTKIDNLVQIGHNVIIGKCCLFCGQVGIAGSAEIGDFVALGGRVAVRDHVSIVSKVRLAANSCVTKNITEPGDYGGFPAYKKTEPDSAFASDKHCFILQKILIQVPIHQWRRQIVEAQISSKRKP; from the exons ATGGCAAATAGTTTGCGAACATTGTTCTCAGTGTCCACTCATGGTGTCTTTTTGAACAAGCGGTCTAG TTATCGTGTACGCAAGGTGTTTGTTGGAATGCCTCTGAGAATATGCAGTGAAATTCCTAGATTCGTATCAGTTTCGTGTATAAGGTCTGACATGTGTGGTATTATGATGCTTGGGAAAGATGTTCATGATCT ATTAGAGACAAGTAGTGGAGGTAATGTTGAGAAAGGTTTTCTAAGATGGCGAAACGGAGGAGGAATGTACCATCGTTCGGCCCTAATTGATTCCTCGGCTCTGGTTGAGTTTGGAGCAGTGGTTCACCAAGAAGCTATATTGGGAGCAGAGGTTCATATAGGATCCAACACTGTAATTGGATCATCAGTCAAAATTGGCCCTTCTACAAAGATCGG CAATTGTAGTATTGGTGATTTATGTGTCATCCATAATGGAGTCTGCATTGGTCAAGATG GATTTGGGTTTTACGTGGATGACAACGGAAACATGGTGAAGAAGCCTCAA ACTTTAAATGTGAAGATAGGGAATCGTGTGGAAATCGGAGCAAACACATGCATTGATCGGGGCAG CTGGAGAGATACCGTGATCGGGGATGATACTAAGATAGACAACTTAGTTCAG ATAGGTCACAATGTGATTATTGGCAAATGTTGCTTGTTCTGTGGCCAAGTAGGCATAGCTGGATCAGCAGA gATTGGTGACTTTGTAGCACTAGGAGGACGAGTAGCTGTTCGAGACCATGTCTCCATTGTATCCAAg GTTCGACTTGCTGCTAATAGTTGTGTTACTAAAAACATTACGGAACCAGGGGATTACGGCGGTTTTCCTGCT tataaaaaaacagagccgGACTCTGCTTTTGCTTCCGATAAACATTGTTTCATCTTACAAAAAATTCTTATTCAGGTCCCAATTCATCAATGGAGAAGGCAAATTGTTGAAGCTCAGATTTCGAGCAAGAGGAAACCATAA
- a CDS encoding Late embryogenesis abundant (LEA) hydroxyproline-rich glycoprotein family (Late embryogenesis abundant (LEA) hydroxyproline-rich glycoprotein family; CONTAINS InterPro DOMAIN/s: Late embryogenesis abundant protein, group 2 (InterPro:IPR004864); BEST Arabidopsis thaliana protein match is: Late embryogenesis abundant (LEA) hydroxyproline-rich glycoprotein family (TAIR:AT1G61760.1); Has 847 Blast hits to 847 proteins in 27 species: Archae - 0; Bacteria - 0; Metazoa - 0; Fungi - 0; Plants - 847; Viruses - 0; Other Eukaryotes - 0 (source: NCBI BLink).), whose translation MTPDRTTIPIRTSPVPRAQPMKRHHSASYYAHRVRESLSTRISKFICAMFLLVLFFVGVIAFILWLSLRPHRPRFHIQDFVVQGLDQPTGVENARIAFNVTILNPNQHMGVYFDSMEGSIYYKDQRVGLIPLLNPFFQQPTNTTIVTGTLTGASLTVNSNRWTEFSNDRAQGTVGFRLDIVSTIRFKLHRWISKHHRMHANCNIVVGRDGLILPKFNHKRCPVYFT comes from the coding sequence ATGACACCAGACCGAACAACTATCCCGATCCGCACCAGTCCCGTACCCCGAGCCCAACCCATGAAGCGTCACCATTCCGCTAGCTACTACGCTCACCGTGTCAGAGAAAGCCTCTCAACCCGGATATCGAAATTCATCTGCGCAATGTTTctcttggttttgttctttgtagGCGTCATTGCTTTCATACTTTGGCTCAGTTTACGCCCTCATAGACCTCGGTTCCATATCCAAGACTTCGTGGTACAAGGTCTAGACCAGCCTACCGGAGTCGAAAACGCAAGAATTGCTTTCAATGTAACCATACTTAACCCTAACCAACATATGGGTGTTTACTTTGATTCCATGGAAGGTTCCATTTACTACAAAGATCAACGGGTCGGATTGATCCCATTGCTAAACCCGTTTTTCCAGCAACCGACTAACACAACAATTGTGACCGGGACGCTTACAGGAGCTTCCTTAACGGTAAACAGTAACCGCTGGACCGAGTTTAGTAATGATCGGGCTCAAGGAACCGTGGGTTTCAGGCTCGATATAGTTTCGACTATTCGGTTTAAACTCCATAGGTGGATCAGTAAGCATCATAGGATGCACGCTAATTGCAACATCGTGGTTGGAAGAGACGGGTTGATCTTGCCCAAGTTTAACCATAAACGGTGTCCAGTCTACTTCACTTAG
- a CDS encoding Ubiquitin-like superfamily protein (Ubiquitin-like superfamily protein; CONTAINS InterPro DOMAIN/s: Ubiquitin conserved site (InterPro:IPR019954), Ubiquitin (InterPro:IPR000626), Ubiquitin supergroup (InterPro:IPR019955); BEST Arabidopsis thaliana protein match is: Ubiquitin-like superfamily protein (TAIR:AT4G05260.1); Has 4647 Blast hits to 1657 proteins in 390 species: Archae - 0; Bacteria - 2; Metazoa - 2183; Fungi - 551; Plants - 1389; Viruses - 66; Other Eukaryotes - 456 (source: NCBI BLink).), whose protein sequence is MDVFFETRSGSTFEIELGYWDTVLEIKQKIEKYQRIPVSKQTLLFQGNVLQDHLDIEQCVILNHSRIQLSISSPDQSRNNIQVFKTEQFPQSNSTEQTSNGHHESTVMIPMSNNNNNNNPKKLRVMVLPKSGTRKIPVDVNAGDNVGELRKELAKIQQRFQLSLPQEGYFFIYKQNVMDENRSFRWHRVDQGDTIEIFNGSVSGGS, encoded by the coding sequence ATGGATGTGTTCTTCGAGACTCGGAGTGGTTCCACATTCGAGATTGAATTAGGTTATTGGGATACAGTGTTGGAGATCAAACAAAAGATCGAGAAGTATCAACGTATCCCAGTTTCCAAACAAACCCTTTTATTCCAAGGCAATGTTCTTCAAGATCATCTTGATATCGAACAATGTGTGATCCTTAACCACTCTCGTATCCAACTTTCCATCTCTTCTCCCGACCAAAGCCGTAACAACATTCAAGTGTTCAAAACCGAGCAATTCCCACAGTCAAATTCAACAGAACAGACCAGTAACGGTCATCATGAATCAACAGTGATGATCCCAatgagcaacaacaacaacaacaacaacccgAAGAAGCTGAGAGTAATGGTGTTGCCGAAATCCGGGACTAGGAAGATTCCGGTGGACGTGAACGCAGGGGATAATGTTGGAGAGCTGAGGAAAGAGTTGGCTAAGATTCAACAGAGGTTTCAGTTAAGTCTGCCTCAAGAAGGCTATTTCTTTATCTATAAACAGAATGTAATGGATGAAAACAGGTCATTCCGGTGGCACCGTGTTGATCAAGGCGACACAATTGAGATTTTCAACGGAAGTGTTTCCGGTGGCTCTTAA
- a CDS encoding Ubiquitin-like superfamily protein (Ubiquitin-like superfamily protein; CONTAINS InterPro DOMAIN/s: Ubiquitin (InterPro:IPR000626), Ubiquitin supergroup (InterPro:IPR019955); BEST Arabidopsis thaliana protein match is: Ubiquitin-like superfamily protein (TAIR:AT4G05250.1); Has 52 Blast hits to 52 proteins in 9 species: Archae - 0; Bacteria - 0; Metazoa - 4; Fungi - 0; Plants - 46; Viruses - 0; Other Eukaryotes - 2 (source: NCBI BLink).) encodes MATINSIQIKPPNRVEGFSGKCQYTAVSSNAAKKQMKMGFAVHKPKTQIWRQRSLSFKCSRVWKLPNYKFEIELGYWDTVLEIKQKIEKYQRILVYRQTLFFQGNVLQDHLDIEQCVILNHSLLKVFVDPYRNPNHDNDQMLQTEESPPLNSAKEIVNVQDSPIMVRSNMKVATSIKVENNNNNNDQCFEPSNLQRR; translated from the exons ATGGCTACTATCAACAGTATTCAGATAAAGCCTCCAAACAGAGTAGAAGGTTTCTCTGGCAAATGTCAATACACTGCCGTTTCATCTAATGcagcaaagaaacaaatgaaaatgggCTTCGCAGTACATAAGCCCAAGACACAAATATGGAGGCAACGGTCACTCAGCTTCAAATGTTCAAGAGTCTGGAAGCTTCCCAA CTACAAGTTCGAGATTGAATTGGGTTACTGGGATACAGTGTTAGAAATCAAACAGAAGATCGAGAAGTATCAACGTATCCTTGTTTACAGACAAACCCTTTTCTTCCAAGGCAATGTTCTTCAAGATCATCTTGATATCGAACAATGTGTGATCCTTAACCACTCTCTTCTCAAAGTATTCGTAGATCCTTACCGTAACCCTAATCACGACAACGATCAAATGCTTCAAACCGAGGAATCTCCACCGTTAAACTCAGCCAAAGAGATCGTTAACGTTCAAGATTCGCCAATTATGGTGAGAAGCAATATGAAAGTCGCGACGAGCATAAAGGTTGAGaacaataataacaacaatgaTCAGTGCTTCGAACCAAGCAATCTCCAGCGTCGTTAA